The window CGTTGGAGACTGGGAGGGGGGATTGTCCCCCCTTGCCGCAGCCGCCGCCCTGGTTCATGTCGAGGTCGTTGCCGACGGCGTCTATGTTCTGTAGCGTCTCGAAAACGTTGCCGGTGAGGACGACCGGGCGCACCATCTCAGCCAGCCTTCCGTTCCTTATCATGAAGGCCTCGCCGGCGGAGAAGGTGAACATCTCCATGCTGGTGGTGCCGCCGTACCAGTTGCGGGCGTAAACACCTTCTTTAATGTCGGCGATCATTTCGTCAAAGGTGGTATTCCCCTGTTCTATATATGTGTTGGTCATGCGCACGATGGGAGGGTAGCGGTAGTTAATGGCGCGGGCGTTGCCGGTAGGCTTTTCACCCATTTTGGCGGCGGTCTCGCGGGAGTGGAGACGGCCCACCAGTACACCTTCTTTTATTAAATGAGTTTTGGCGGCGGGTGTCCCTTCGTCGTCGTATTTGAAGCTGCCGCGCAGACCTGGCACAGCCGCGCCGTCAACGATATTCAGCTCCGGGCGACCGAACCTCTTGCCTAAGACCATCAGCTCGCGCATGCGCTCGTTCTCGTAAACGAAATCAGCTTCGGAGAGATGGCCGAAGGCCTCGTGCACGAAAACGCCCGCCAGTATCGGGTCGAGCACAACCGTATACTCGCCGCCTTTAGCCTGGGGGGCAGCCAGCAGTCCCAGCGCGCGTTGCGCCATTTCCTTCACGTCATCGTCTAAGTTTTGGATGGCCGTGAAATCGCCGGGGCTGCCCATGCTCATGTTGGCCTGTTGCACCTGGCTGCCATCGGAGGCAATGGCGCTCAGGCGCAACGTCACGTCGGCGCGTTCCTGCTGAATAAAACTGCCTTCGGAGTTGAGAAAAATACTCCTTTTATAGCCGTCGCCATAGCCGATGTTGGAGGTTTGCAGTTTGGGGGTTTTCCAGATGATCGCGTTATATCCGTCCAGTAGTTCCTTTTTGTGAGCCAGGGGGATTTCAATGGGATTCAGACGGGAGTGGGGGATGCCTTTATCCACTACCACCGGAATGTCCGCCAGGCGGCTTTCTCCCTTTCCAGCAATTCCGGCTTCTTTTATCGCCAGTTTTATACGCTCGTCGATATTGTCGAGGCTGTTGAAGCTCGCGAAGCCCCAGCCTCCCCGCACCAGCGCGCGAATGTTGCCGCCCACTGAGGCGCCCTTGCCGATGGACTCTAGCACTTTTCCTCTATAAGTGATGTAGCTGGATACGCTGTCTTCCAGGTGGGCTTCGATGTAATCGGCCTTGTGTTCCTTCAGCTTGGACGCCAGCTCTCTCGCGATGTCTTCAATATGAGGCAAAACAAGTCCTCCAATCCAATAGACTATCTAAGAGTTTACGGCGGAGGGGTTTTGACTGTCAATTTGTGTCGTGGACTCTTGCGGTTATAGTACAACTTATGAAAGCACTATTGAGATTCCTCATTTGGGGGTTGAGCGCTAGCTGGTTCAAGCTTATTATAACTAGGGGGCAGTCGTTTTAAAAATAATCCTGAAAATCTTCTCTACTGGTAAACCAAATTCGTTTTATCTATGCCTGTGATACGCCTGGCTATGTCCCCATCATATGTATTTGACAAGGTTTACCCGTTATGATAGTATTTACCTTGCTTTGTCGCGCACCTTAACAACTGGATAGCGGAAGGAAGAACTTAGAACTAAAGAGCAAGAATCTAAACGCTCTAAGCGTTTTAATTGGCTTAGAGAGTTTGATCCTGGCTCAGGATAAACGCTGGCGGCGTGCATTATGCATGCAAGTCGAACGGTGCCGCAAGGCACAGTGGCAAACGGGTGAGTAACACGTAAGTAACCTGCCTCTGAGTGGGGAATAACTTCGGGAAACTGAGGCTAATACCGCATATGGTTTGCCCTCGATGGAGGGTTCACCAAAGCCGCAAGGCGCTCGGAGAGGGGCTTGCGTCCGATTAGCTAGTTGGTGGGGTAACGGCTTACCAAGGCTGTGATCGGTAGCTGGTCTGAGAGGATGGTCAGCCACACTGGGACTGAGACACGGCCCAGACTCCTACGGGAGGCAGCAGCAAGGAATTTTGCGCAATGGGCGAAAGCCTGACGCAGCAACGCCGCGTGAGGGATGAAGGCCTTCGGGTTGTAAACCTCTTTTGTCAGGGACGAATAATGACGGTACCTGGCGAATAAGCTTCGGCTAACTACGTGCCAGCAGCCGCGGTAATACGTAGGAAGCAAGCGTTATCCGGATTTACTGGGCGTAAAGTGAGCGTAGGTGGCCTTTCAAGTCGGATGTGAAATCTCCTGGCTTAACTGGGAGGGGTCATTCGATACTGTTGGGCTAGAGGACATCAAGGGAAGGTGGAATTCCGGGTGTAGTGGTGAAATGCGTAGATATCCGGAGGAACACCAGTGGCGAAGGCGGCCTTCTGGGATGTTTCTGACACTGAGGCTCGAAAGTGTGGGGAGCGAACAGGATTAGATACCCTGGTAGTCCACACCGTAAACTATGGACACTAGGTATAGGGAGTTTCGACCCTCTCTGTGCCGAAGCTAACGCTTTAAGTGTCCCGCCTGGGGACTACGGCCGCAAGGTTAAAACTCAAAGGAATTGACGGGGGCCCGCACAAGCAGCGGAGCGTGTGGTTTAATTCGATGCAACACGAAAAACCTCACCAGGGTTTGACATGTCGGAAGTAGCGAATCGAAAGATGAACAAACTGTTAAGTCAGTAGCCGTCACAGGTGCTGCATGGCTGTCGTCAGCTCGTGCCGTGAGGTGTATGGTTAAGTCCTGCAACGAGCGCAACCCTCGTGGTTAGTTGTTTTCTCTAACTAGACCGCCCCGCAAAACGGGGAGGAAGGTGGGGATGACGTCAAGTCAGCATGGCCTTTATACCCTGGGCTACACACACGCTACAATGGGTGGTACAATGGGTAGCAACAACGCGAGTTGAAGCCAATCCCTTAAAGCCATCCTCAGTACAGATTGCAGGCTGAAACCCGCCTGCATGAAGTCGGAGTTGCTAGTAAACGCAAATCAGCATGTTGCGTTGAATACGTTCTCGGGCCTTGTACACACCGCCCGTCACGTCATGAAAGCCGGTAATACCTGAAGTCGATGGGCTAACTCGCAAGAGGGGCAGTCGCCGAGGGTAGGACTGGTGATTGGGACGAAGTCGTAACAAGGTAGCCGTAGCGGAAGCTGCGGCTGGATCACCTCCTTTCTAGGGAGTAATGGGGCTTCGGCCTCATCATCCCAGGTCGAATCCGCCTTAGGGCGGACCGATAACTGCATACAATCTTCCTTCCGCTATCCAGGGGTTAAGGTGAATTCATATAGTTCGTAAGATGAAACACCAGACACTGCGCATAGCTGCCACGCTCCTGACCATTCTGGCATGGGTCATGGGAGCCATCGGCGCAGTGGTTTCAGTGCTTGTCGGAATAGGGGCCGCCACGGCCGTAGCCAAGATAGGCTTCGTGCTTGGCGGCTTTATAATATCCGCCGTTTCTGTTATCATGATGCTGGCGGTATCGAAGCTGATTTACCTCTTCATAGATATAGAAGAAGACCTTGCCAAGATAGCCAGATCCGCCGACGGCAAATAAGGGCGATTAGCTCAGCTGGTTAGAGCACAGTCCTGATAAGACTGGGGTCTGAAGTTCGAATCTTCAATCGCCCACCACTATGTACTACAAGCAGAACTGATTATTCTTCTTTTTATCGCGGCAGAAAAAAGGGCAGTATAAGCCACTTTAGTGTTATTGTCTTTTACTACAAGCTCTTTCACAAAGCTTCGAATAAAGACACTTCTCTCCGGCAAACAACTCTCATCCCCCGTGCCTTGACAACCGAAATAATGGTATTATAATAACCGTATAACACTATATGCGCATATACCAATCTCTGAACAGGGTGGTAAATGAGGAATGAGATGTTGAAGAAGTGGTTATCTAGAGTCTTTACAAAAACCTCACTTAAAGCCGCCTCACCTCCAGTCCCATTCCTTGTGGTTACCGTTCTTGCAGTTAGTTTAGCTGTTACCAGCACCTTTCAGGTTACATGTCCGGGCTGTCACGGCGCCGGCATGTTGAAAACAGCGCAAGGGCTACAGGCACAGATTACCGACATGATGCAAACCGATCGCCACGTTCCAGCTGGGTGTTGCGATGATCCATATGCCGAATATACTTATATAGTTACTGTCACAGTGACTAATCCGGGAAGCAGTACCATAAGCGGTAACCTTACCCTCAATTTCTATGACCCCGGTGATAGCCCTCCCCAAGACGGCGATAATGTGGTCCATTCCTTAACCCTGGGGGTAGCGGTT is drawn from Dehalococcoidia bacterium and contains these coding sequences:
- a CDS encoding TldD/PmbA family protein, giving the protein MPHIEDIARELASKLKEHKADYIEAHLEDSVSSYITYRGKVLESIGKGASVGGNIRALVRGGWGFASFNSLDNIDERIKLAIKEAGIAGKGESRLADIPVVVDKGIPHSRLNPIEIPLAHKKELLDGYNAIIWKTPKLQTSNIGYGDGYKRSIFLNSEGSFIQQERADVTLRLSAIASDGSQVQQANMSMGSPGDFTAIQNLDDDVKEMAQRALGLLAAPQAKGGEYTVVLDPILAGVFVHEAFGHLSEADFVYENERMRELMVLGKRFGRPELNIVDGAAVPGLRGSFKYDDEGTPAAKTHLIKEGVLVGRLHSRETAAKMGEKPTGNARAINYRYPPIVRMTNTYIEQGNTTFDEMIADIKEGVYARNWYGGTTSMEMFTFSAGEAFMIRNGRLAEMVRPVVLTGNVFETLQNIDAVGNDLDMNQGGGCGKGGQSPLPVSNGSPHIRIQKCLVGGK